The DNA segment CCTGAGCTACACAAAGATAATTGGTCACTTTCACTAGCAGAAGGTAGAAGGATTCCACCACCAGGAGCGGTATCTTACTTGTTGCGATTTCACCGTTTAACTCCTGTACTGCGATTAGATATGGATTGCCAATATTGGGAACAATATGTCAAGGGTGACAGTGAGGAAGAAACTCGTGAAAATGAGCGCAAAATTTTTGAGGATCTGGACTATACCTCCCATGATCAACGGGTATTTGGCTACCCTTACCCAATTAAGGCGGCTCATGATCGAGCATCTTTAACTGATGCTGAACGGGTTGCATTACGCAAGCAGCTAATTTCACAGGCGATCGCATCTGGAATGAGTCCTAAGCTGTTCCGTGACGCATCCCAAGCCACAGGGCATCGCTAAGATGATTACTAAAAATACTATTATTTAACCATCTATGCAAGTTATGCTATTAAATCCTATTAGTATCGAGATGGAATTGGGAACAATATAAAGAAGTTTATGTGAAGTTGAGTAAGGAATTAGAATTTTATGGCAGGAACATCTAAAAGCCCAATTCAAAAAATTCTATTTGGTAGCCCTGGAACTGGTAAAAGCTACAGGGTTAATAATAAAATTCTTTGTGAAGATTTGGGTATAGATAAAAAAAACAATCCAGAAAATATTATAAGAACAGTCTTTCACCCAGAATATACTTATGGCGATTTTATGGGGAAACTTGTACCTATAACTAAATCAGGGAAAGTAGAATACAACTTTTATGAAGGTCATTTTTTGAAAGCTTTAGGGCAAGCTTACAAAAATATTCAATTAGTTAAACCAAAATCGGTTGATCAAATTGTTTGGAAAGAAGTAAATAATGTCGCTTTAGTGATTGATGAAATAAATCGAGGTAATTCTTCTGCAATTTTTGGAATATGCTTTCAGTTACTAGATCGTGAATCTGATGGCTGGTCTAGCTATGAGGTTAATTTAACAGAAATTGAGTTTTACAAATTTATAGAACTAATAGGTACAAAAATTTCTTTAGTAGATGGTAATTTAAAATTTCAGTTTCCTGGAGATAGTCATTTTGTTTTTTTTGATTCTTTGAAAGATAAATTTCAACCTTTAGGCATAAATACAGAAACCAAAGCGATTAGGCTACCTCCTAACTTATCCGTTTTAGGTACAATGAACACCTCTGACAACTCTATTTATTTTATGGATAGTGCTTTTAAAAGAAGATGGGATTGGGAATTTATTAATTGGGATAACAGTCAGCCTCCTAAAGCTACTTATGGCAACTTAGATGAAACAAAATGGGAAATTTTATATAAATCGATCAATAATTTTATCAAAAAAAATTATACTTCAGTGCGTGGTATTGAAGATAAGCAAATTGGTAA comes from the Nostoc sp. NIES-3756 genome and includes:
- a CDS encoding restriction endonuclease, giving the protein MAGTSKSPIQKILFGSPGTGKSYRVNNKILCEDLGIDKKNNPENIIRTVFHPEYTYGDFMGKLVPITKSGKVEYNFYEGHFLKALGQAYKNIQLVKPKSVDQIVWKEVNNVALVIDEINRGNSSAIFGICFQLLDRESDGWSSYEVNLTEIEFYKFIELIGTKISLVDGNLKFQFPGDSHFVFFDSLKDKFQPLGINTETKAIRLPPNLSVLGTMNTSDNSIYFMDSAFKRRWDWEFINWDNSQPPKATYGNLDETKWEILYKSINNFIKKNYTSVRGIEDKQIGKYFIKERPVTPEHIQNKLLFFIWDSVFDRDKKPLVQLLDVAKEDLVTFGDFTKLHNIFYTNLLKNYKPIENNSDSVNENNRSSELIPAPLPINRKI